The proteins below come from a single Eucalyptus grandis isolate ANBG69807.140 chromosome 3, ASM1654582v1, whole genome shotgun sequence genomic window:
- the LOC104436386 gene encoding auxin-responsive protein SAUR76: MAKGGKLTKLRSVLKKWNSLGRASSGAASSRRSNISAVSDDCGDSSPTAASAAAAAASDLHPVYVGKSRRRYLIGSAVLRHPLFRELVERSSSSSPGAAPDEAAITVACEVVLFEHLLWMLENADDPQPESMDELVEFYAC; the protein is encoded by the coding sequence atGGCGAAAGGTGGCAAGCTCACCAAGCTCAGGTCCGTCCTCAAGAAGTGGAACTCCCTCGGCCGCGCCAGCAGCGGCGCCGCCTCCAGCCGCCGCAGCAACATCTCTGCCGTCTCCGACGACTGCGGCGACTCCTCCCccaccgccgcctccgccgccgcggccgccgcctCCGACCTCCACCCCGTCTACGTCGGCAAGTCCCGGCGCCGCTACCTCATCGGGTCCGCCGTCCTCCGCCACCCCCTCTTCCGCGAGCTCGTCGAGcggtcctcctcctcctcccccggcGCCGCCCCCGACGAGGCGGCCATCACCGTGGCCTGCGAGGTGGTGCTGTTCGAGCACCTGCTGTGGATGCTCGAGAACGCCGACGACCCCCAGCCCGAGTCCATGGACGAGCTCGTCGAGTTCTACGCTTGCTGA